A window of Panthera leo isolate Ple1 chromosome D2, P.leo_Ple1_pat1.1, whole genome shotgun sequence contains these coding sequences:
- the PNLIPRP3 gene encoding pancreatic lipase-related protein 3 — protein MTDPTIGLPIHKRGKNVKTGKNWTIKWRSGKEVCYERVGCFKDGFPWTGTLSRQLAGLPWSPEEINTRFLLYTRHNPKAYQEISAVNYRTIQASHFGTDKMTHINIPGWKSDGKWQQDMCNVLLKVEDVNCINVDWINGSLEYIHAVNNLRVVGAEVAYLTDVLMKKFGYSPSKVHLIGHSVGAHLAGEAGSRVPGLGRITGLDPAGPYFHNTPNEVRLDPSDANFVDVIHTNAVRLLFEFGAGTINACGHLDFYPNGGKHMPGCEDLITPLFSFDFNAYKEEVASFFDCNHARSHRFYIESILNPDAFIAYPCRSYRSFKAGNCFHCPKEGCPTMGHFADRFRLKSMQPNRSYYFLNTGTLSPFARWSHKLSVRLDGNNVTQGSMFLRVGGTTGKTEALVIASGTLKPGMTYTKLIDADVNVGNVTNIEFFWKELLFGHSQNKLGAEMVIDISGKYGYESTFCSQDIMGPNIAQILKPCQSQIQS, from the exons GAAAAGAAGTTTGCTATGAAAGGGTGGGGTGCTTTAAAGATGGTTTCCCATGGACTGGGACTTTGTCAAGACAGTTGGCAGGTCTACCCTGGTCTCCAGAAGAGATAAACACTCGCTTTCTGCTCTACACGAGACATAATCCCAAAGCTTATCAG GAGATCAGTGCAGTTAATTATCGAACTATCCAAGCCTCACACTTCGGGACAGACAAGATGACCCATATCAACATACCCGGATGGAAATCAGATGGAAAATGGCAGCAAGACATGTGCAAT GTGCTACTCAAAGTAGAAGATGTGAACTGCATTAACGTAGACTGGATTAACGGTTCACTGGAGTATATCCATGCGGTAAACAACCTCCGCGTTGTCGGTGCCGAGGTGGCATATCTTACTGATGTTCTCATG AAAAAGTTTGGATATTCTCCTTCAAAAGTGCACTTGATTGGCCACAGCGTGGGAGCACATCTGGCTGGGGAAGCTGGGTCAAGGGTACCAGGCCTTGGAAGAATAACTG GGTTGGACCCAGCTGGGCCATATTTCCACAACACTCCGAATGAAGTTAGGCTGGACCCTTCAGATGCCAACTTTGTTGATGTTATTCATACAAATGCAGTTCGCTTACTctttgagtttg GTGCTGGGACTATTAATGCTTGTGGTCACCTTGACTTTTACCCAAATGGAGGGAAGCACATGCCAGGATGTGAAGACTTAATTACACCTTTGTTTAGCTTTGATTTCAATGCTTATAAGGAAG AAGTGGCTTCCTTCTTTGATTGCAACCATGCCCGAAGTCATCGCTTTTATATTGAAAGCATCCTCAATCCTGATGCATTTATTGCTTATCCTTGTAGATCCTACAGATCTTTTAAAGCG GGAAATTGCTTCCATTGTCCCAAAGAAGGCTGCCCAACAATGGGTCATTTTGCTGATAGATTTCGCCTCAAAAGTATGCAGCCTAATAGAtcgtattattttttaaacacaggcACTCTTTCCCCATTTGCCC gttGGAGTCACAAATTATCTGTCAGACTCGACGGAAACAATGTCACCCAAGGGAGCATGTTTCTCCGTGTAGGTGGAACCACTGGGAAAACAGAGGCATTGGTGATAGCCAG TGGAACACTTAAGCCAGGCATGACTTATACAAAATTAATTGACGCAGACGTTAATGTTGGAAATGTTACCAATATCGAGTTCTTTTGGAAGGAACTTTTGTTTGGACACTCTCAGAATAAGTTGGGAGCAGAAATGGTGATAGATATATCTGGAAAATATGGATACGA ATCTACCTTCTGTAGCCAGGACATTATGGGACCCAATATTGCTCAGATCCTGAAGCCATGCCAATCTCAGATACAGTCTTGA